A single window of Flavobacterium aestivum DNA harbors:
- a CDS encoding T9SS type B sorting domain-containing protein: MKFKLGFLFLLVSLTAFSQGEANIWYFGNHAGLDFNSGSPVALTNGQLNTDEGCATLSNAAGQLLFYTDGVTVYNKNHQIMLNGTGLMGHSSTEQSATIVPKPGSSTLFYVFTVDYEGHANGLRYSIIDLTLDGGLGAITSDKNIPIYTPTLEGLGVTKHANGIDFLIVIHGFNTNEFRTYSLTSAGLNLTPVISNVGQVVSGSGFDAAANIKIAPSGSKLVLTSVTDFVQLFDFNNNTGLVSNAQTLLSEPWELYGAQFSPNESVLYITNAFHKVYQFDLLASNISASKLELYNGTLFPGQLQLGPDGKIYLAIYNQTKLSVINNPDIVGLGCNFQLNSIDLGGKISEGGLPSFNQSFFFNPTIQFDNACVGQNTQFALNTNQTVISATWDFGDSTPTSNNIIANHTYSTAGTYTVTVTATSPNGMNTKTRDIIVSEVPTATQPQDLKICDNNNDGLYAFDLTTQNASILNGQTSSQYTIRYFANTNDYNNNVAIATPVNYTNATAYQSQTIIVEVSNNANGDCKATTTFAIGVFDSPKPNTQANIPALTTCDNTTVGTDNDGRVIFDLTQRAVAILNGQSAAQFSITYYRDAALTNQILTPANYSNTNSIETIYAKVINNANASCMATTSFGIQVFSLPVITVIVDLKQCDDNIDGFSVFNLTEANSKISTNYANETFTYFKTLSNAQNNVNPISNFTAYTNQIVSNDVIFVKVSNVNGCYRIAQLNLIVSTTQIPPNFTRTFTQCDDAVLGTNTDGITSFDFSSVTTQIQNIFPAGQQLIITYYRNLADALAENNAITDTSNYRNIGYPDTQNIYIRVDSALNNDCLGLGQHITLNVERIPIVLPQELKHCDDDQDGQYAFDTSNIQTNLLNGLTNVNVTYFDQNNVPLPSPLPNPFVSATQIIKAVVTNNTATGCNYQTIIKFIVDDLPEASPLPTSLTSVCDDEANPAQQNGQFAFDTSTFQSIILNGQIGMIVKYYDQNNNALPSPLPNPFVTATQNVRVEVINPINTNCNASFVIPFVVKPVPNISLIGDELVCNEQTITKTLDAGILNGTPTTYYTYVWKLNGTILVGEINPTLTINTAGIYTVEVFNNQGCSRTRTITVVASDVATIMNVQVSDLSNHNSIVVTVSGLGNYVYSLDNVTFQASNTFTNVEAGIYTVYVKDLNGCGIAEKEISVLGIPSFFTPNGDGYNDYWNIKGANNKLSTITTIDIFDRFGKLIKQISPSTQGWDGKFNGQLLPATDYWYSIALGDGRIIKGHFALKR; the protein is encoded by the coding sequence ATGAAATTTAAATTAGGATTCCTATTTCTTTTAGTATCATTAACGGCTTTCTCCCAAGGGGAAGCTAATATCTGGTATTTCGGGAATCATGCCGGATTGGATTTTAACAGTGGCAGTCCGGTTGCATTAACAAATGGCCAATTGAATACAGATGAAGGTTGTGCTACATTATCAAATGCTGCAGGACAGTTATTGTTTTACACCGATGGCGTTACAGTGTACAACAAAAACCATCAGATTATGCTCAACGGAACTGGATTGATGGGGCATAGCTCAACAGAACAATCAGCAACTATAGTCCCTAAACCAGGCTCTTCCACATTATTTTATGTTTTCACAGTAGATTATGAAGGGCATGCTAACGGATTAAGGTATTCTATCATCGACCTAACTTTAGATGGAGGTCTGGGGGCAATTACTTCAGATAAAAACATACCTATTTATACTCCGACATTAGAAGGTTTGGGAGTGACAAAGCACGCTAATGGTATTGATTTTCTGATTGTAATACATGGTTTTAATACTAATGAATTTAGAACATATTCACTAACTTCAGCAGGATTAAATCTAACACCAGTAATTTCTAATGTAGGTCAGGTTGTTTCAGGTTCAGGATTCGATGCTGCTGCAAATATTAAAATAGCACCAAGCGGTTCTAAACTAGTTTTAACAAGTGTTACAGATTTTGTCCAACTTTTCGATTTTAATAATAATACAGGATTAGTATCTAATGCTCAAACATTATTATCAGAGCCTTGGGAATTATATGGAGCCCAATTTTCTCCAAATGAATCAGTTTTGTACATTACAAATGCTTTTCATAAGGTTTATCAATTTGATTTGTTAGCCTCCAATATATCTGCCTCTAAATTGGAATTATATAACGGAACTTTATTTCCAGGTCAATTGCAATTGGGTCCTGATGGAAAGATTTACTTGGCAATATATAATCAAACTAAATTAAGTGTGATTAATAACCCTGACATTGTTGGATTAGGCTGTAATTTTCAGCTAAATTCGATAGACTTAGGAGGGAAAATTAGTGAGGGAGGCCTGCCTTCTTTTAATCAATCTTTTTTTTTCAACCCAACTATTCAATTTGATAATGCTTGTGTAGGACAAAACACTCAATTTGCATTAAATACGAACCAAACGGTAATAAGTGCTACATGGGATTTTGGAGACAGTACACCTACAAGTAATAATATTATCGCCAATCACACTTACAGTACAGCTGGAACTTATACTGTTACAGTCACAGCAACAAGCCCCAACGGGATGAATACCAAAACCCGTGATATTATCGTTTCGGAAGTCCCAACAGCAACACAGCCACAAGATCTTAAAATATGCGATAACAATAATGACGGCTTATATGCTTTTGATCTGACCACGCAAAATGCGTCGATCCTAAACGGTCAGACTTCAAGTCAGTACACGATTAGATATTTTGCCAATACTAATGATTACAATAACAATGTAGCCATTGCCACTCCTGTAAATTATACAAATGCTACGGCCTATCAGTCGCAAACCATCATTGTGGAAGTGTCTAACAATGCTAATGGAGATTGTAAAGCGACAACAACATTTGCTATTGGTGTCTTTGATTCGCCAAAACCTAATACTCAGGCAAATATTCCTGCTTTAACTACTTGTGACAATACAACAGTTGGTACTGATAATGACGGACGTGTTATTTTTGATTTGACCCAAAGAGCGGTCGCTATTTTGAACGGTCAATCGGCGGCGCAATTTTCCATTACGTATTATCGTGATGCGGCTTTAACAAACCAAATACTCACGCCAGCTAATTATTCGAATACCAATTCTATAGAAACGATTTACGCCAAAGTGATTAATAATGCGAATGCTAGTTGCATGGCAACTACTTCGTTTGGGATTCAGGTTTTTTCATTGCCGGTTATAACAGTGATTGTCGATTTGAAACAATGCGATGATAATATCGATGGTTTTAGTGTTTTCAATCTTACGGAAGCCAACAGCAAGATTTCCACTAATTATGCCAATGAAACGTTTACTTATTTTAAAACGCTTTCAAACGCTCAAAACAATGTCAATCCAATTTCAAATTTTACAGCCTATACCAATCAAATTGTGAGTAATGATGTGATTTTTGTAAAAGTGAGCAATGTCAATGGCTGTTATCGTATCGCCCAATTGAACCTAATTGTTTCTACCACACAAATTCCGCCGAATTTTACTAGAACATTTACGCAATGTGATGATGCAGTTTTAGGAACGAATACTGATGGTATTACTTCATTCGATTTTAGCAGTGTTACAACTCAGATACAAAATATTTTTCCGGCTGGACAGCAATTGATTATTACCTATTATAGAAACCTGGCTGATGCTTTGGCTGAAAATAATGCGATTACGGATACTTCCAATTATCGAAATATTGGTTATCCCGACACACAAAATATCTACATTCGTGTAGATAGTGCACTTAATAATGATTGTTTAGGATTAGGACAGCATATTACTCTGAATGTAGAGCGTATTCCTATTGTCTTGCCACAAGAATTAAAACATTGCGATGACGATCAGGACGGACAATATGCTTTTGATACTTCCAATATACAGACGAATTTACTCAATGGTTTAACAAATGTAAACGTCACGTATTTTGATCAAAATAATGTTCCATTACCAAGCCCGTTGCCAAATCCTTTTGTTTCTGCTACTCAAATCATTAAAGCAGTAGTAACAAATAATACAGCAACCGGCTGCAATTACCAGACCATCATCAAATTTATAGTCGATGATTTACCGGAAGCTTCCCCCCTACCAACTAGTTTAACTTCTGTTTGCGATGATGAAGCTAATCCTGCACAACAGAACGGACAGTTTGCATTTGATACGTCAACGTTTCAATCTATCATTCTCAATGGTCAAATAGGCATGATTGTGAAATATTACGATCAGAATAATAATGCATTACCAAGCCCATTGCCAAATCCTTTTGTGACGGCAACCCAAAATGTAAGGGTTGAAGTAATTAATCCAATAAATACAAACTGTAATGCTTCTTTTGTAATTCCTTTTGTTGTAAAGCCAGTACCTAATATTAGTTTGATTGGAGATGAATTGGTGTGTAACGAACAAACCATCACTAAAACCTTAGATGCAGGGATTCTGAATGGTACACCTACGACATATTATACCTATGTATGGAAATTAAACGGGACTATTTTGGTTGGAGAAATCAATCCGACATTAACCATAAATACGGCTGGAATTTATACTGTGGAAGTTTTCAATAACCAAGGTTGTTCGAGAACGAGAACGATTACTGTCGTTGCTTCAGACGTGGCGACTATCATGAATGTACAAGTTTCGGATTTATCCAACCATAATTCTATTGTAGTTACTGTTTCAGGGCTAGGAAATTATGTATATAGTTTGGATAATGTTACTTTTCAGGCATCCAATACGTTTACAAATGTTGAGGCTGGAATCTATACAGTTTATGTGAAAGATTTGAATGGTTGTGGTATTGCAGAAAAAGAAATCAGTGTGTTAGGAATACCAAGTTTTTTCACACCGAATGGAGATGGATATAATGACTACTGGAATATTAAAGGAGCGAACAACAAATTAAGTACTATTACAACAATAGATATATTTGATCGTTTTGGAAAATTGATCAAACAAATTAGCCCATCAACTCAAGGATGGGATGGCAAATTCAATGGTCAGTTATTACCGGCAACTGATTACTGGTATTCAATTGCTTTAGGGGATGGAAGGATTATAAAAGGCCATTTTGCATTAAAAAGATAG
- a CDS encoding RHS repeat-associated core domain-containing protein codes for MKRLLKLLSSKSMKLRLLLIVTLVTNALFSQNFHDTQGKLDISSSGQATYTLPIALPPSIKDVGPIINLVYTSGQNGGIAGQGWNINSITNIARISTRKDIDGFRDGVDFDADDKLALDGQRLLLKPNTGAYWSDGSQYETEVQSNTKVELKGSGSTMYFIVTSPDGSRAWYGNYAGAAASDLTAYYIVRYEDTNGNFINYNYTKPYSKSLCITQIDFSGNTTTNPTALNKIVFTYKLAAQKESAYIKGVKIEKVEILDKVEVFTNNLLFRKYQLTHVADGLGYQRVSQLQEFNGAGEGANPIQFNYNTTPNDVTENVTAFTNYLDPTTPPEMSGDFDGDGNVDFISNNQVYTKLFQGTAGNVCSLPFSSPTRQKMTAITLSNNKVNQKQSIVYADETITNIAFKVHNLNNSNAVVLDYTKNIPFDNASNYVYGCEFQPQTTPSPSPTVKYSNQYLEGDFNGDGLSEVLILARNEYDFYGEAATGGKTGNPDPNPCVLTHVIEPGYKEVRLIDLNPNVSNTINTSGNCSLGNPNLYLDGDKRIVMDMNSDGKADVFVVNNNGSYKIVSFKQLTVSPWVEMEIIGQGTIDAYSPTKQMLFGDYNGDGKPDIMLPDADGNGCDTCSTWHIYYSNPNPAGGVYFAKESFNIAPYRPSTGSDYATQVQTSSYFAMDVNKDGKSDLVRVWTNVWQYHPFWDPKDLDTSWTVATYINTIGYNGGFTYDYTSPSTHDNDDNSRPIALGSSLKFPGMDSDLLIIRYHTGTSYDKTVTYVDFKKDYSQDNLITKVTQSGGAIVDDITYSDMVPSDGTNGYGTLNGFYSSGDELEYPLVELKQLSSNKLVSQLKNTSLGVVKKQDFKYRGLSFNLNGIGALGFKGSARSSWFKNDSDKRIWSLVETKPTQRGAIVRTWNQLLNSSNFAFETGYTSGLLSKTENTYTESPANTFPYYILLNTQTATDYLTNVVSQKVYNSYSTDYLLPLSVTMNNLLGTTLQGSTTTVTSYDNVTSGTGSGYYIGRPNEVNTTSTVYVNTVGSSDIKTSKEKYFYTNGNVTRTEKTANGSTETLIEKFDYFPNGLLQKKTISATGFTGSAAASDRSTSYTYDTTNRFVKTITDPELLVTTNLTYDSLYGVVLTQQNPFGQVTTSVYDTWGKRTKVTDFLGKSVNYTYARANNIYTTTQTGDDGSSSIVDSDALARIIRKGSKNVNGDWVYVNTEYDYLGKKIRDSEPYFSTGSPTQWTTYEYDDYSRPIKTTAFTGKVINTTYTGLTVNVNDGTMVKEKTNNANGLVISATDSPGGTITYKYDARGNLLISDYAGVTIEMQYDNWGRKKKLIDSSAGTYDYLYNAFGETISESTPKGITTYDIDAVGKVSKKTVLAYSPGTTNVDVNSTNTNITSVYTYDVTNKWVTKIAVTNPVDGNSTYDYSYDATTKQLNKTIETLPYATFTKELTFDVFGRVNTEKLTASAHSKSSSKTITHVYKNGAEWQMQDGTVMKWQANTVNARGQLTGASLGNGIEITNTYDAYGYVSQNKHLLSSTNVMTLDNVFEPVLGNLMSRYNSMFDVKENFTYDSLDRLVAWEGNSQNVLTLPFNTTTEGFTFTGTATEGSVTNVTGTMKVILKNTFVAAKKPLTTFTITPGNKLRVKADITNKTGTTGVIVDAVMVETDPLDASNYVEIPFGTVNNGAFDATYTASNFVSNPKFTLKFVVDEESPLGSNGGGSTPPNTTFYIDNLKIDALPVYSQTYDDRGKITNNALGQYQYTNAASPYQNTSVLTTADANTYYGAKPLQTISYNVFKAPLQIEDQGVDKISFGYNAMQQRNIMYYGNTNTDKLTRPYRQYYSGDGTMEIKATFAAGNTTTPTSVEFITYIGGDAYSAPMLVKSDGTTQNYFYLHRDYQGSIMAVTNAAGAVIEKRLFDPWGAIAKVQDGAGNNLNKLTFFDRGYTGHQHLEGVGLVHMNGRLYDPKLHRFLQPDNYVQDQYNTQNFNRYSYCLNNPLKYNDRSGEEFTMLGAAVAAATIAVISYLTSCAINHTAITFPGLAYNVVVGSVSGAVTYGIGSATSTIGNFWVRAGVEALAHGLFQGSMYSITGSNFWNGFASGSISSIASSMWAGGSSYDTDGNSIAGSGFGGIAGNSGASMIVFGTISGGAAAALTGGNFWQGAVTGLVVSGLNHFMHSDPNKRLVRKINKELRAKYGNINDPAPTGQETIDDIMSTPTLNNMHHNSGNSRFTYDDNFVSNAGGCSPESGQDAYTTTSANCSGEYYTGSKDMFTIVYRNSFQSYKYLAGTIVHELGHCYSRYTGLMAKNYSLMRNNWTKTMALDEVFAYSFADQFGFSFYQGNSSYYISGLQSALNILGIK; via the coding sequence ATGAAAAGACTATTAAAATTATTAAGCAGTAAATCCATGAAACTACGCCTATTACTTATAGTTACATTAGTGACTAATGCACTTTTTTCACAAAATTTCCACGATACTCAAGGTAAACTAGATATATCCAGTTCAGGACAAGCTACCTATACGTTACCAATTGCATTGCCACCAAGCATTAAAGATGTTGGACCTATCATCAATTTAGTCTATACCAGTGGACAGAATGGAGGCATTGCAGGACAAGGTTGGAATATTAATAGTATTACCAATATCGCCCGTATATCAACACGTAAAGATATTGATGGATTTAGAGACGGAGTAGATTTTGACGCCGATGATAAATTAGCACTTGATGGCCAGCGTTTGTTGCTAAAACCGAACACTGGAGCCTATTGGTCTGACGGTTCGCAATATGAAACGGAAGTGCAGAGCAATACAAAAGTGGAATTAAAAGGCAGCGGGTCGACAATGTATTTTATTGTCACTTCTCCTGATGGCTCTAGAGCATGGTATGGTAATTATGCTGGTGCAGCTGCTAGTGATCTTACAGCCTATTACATTGTACGATATGAAGATACTAATGGTAATTTTATCAATTATAATTACACAAAGCCCTATTCTAAAAGTTTATGTATTACACAAATTGATTTTAGCGGTAATACCACAACCAATCCAACAGCTCTTAACAAAATAGTTTTCACTTATAAATTGGCTGCCCAAAAAGAATCAGCATATATTAAAGGAGTAAAGATAGAGAAAGTGGAGATTTTGGATAAGGTAGAAGTATTTACCAATAACTTACTTTTTAGAAAATACCAGTTGACTCATGTTGCCGATGGATTAGGATATCAACGTGTTAGTCAACTACAGGAATTTAATGGTGCTGGGGAGGGAGCTAACCCTATTCAATTTAATTATAATACAACTCCAAACGATGTTACTGAAAATGTAACAGCATTTACTAATTATTTGGATCCAACAACCCCTCCTGAAATGTCGGGAGATTTTGATGGTGATGGAAATGTAGATTTTATATCGAACAATCAAGTTTATACGAAATTGTTTCAAGGCACGGCTGGAAATGTTTGCAGTTTGCCTTTTTCAAGCCCGACCCGACAAAAAATGACGGCCATTACTTTATCAAATAATAAAGTAAATCAAAAGCAATCTATAGTTTATGCAGACGAAACAATAACGAATATTGCATTTAAGGTTCATAATCTTAACAATTCAAATGCAGTAGTATTGGATTACACTAAGAATATCCCGTTTGATAATGCAAGTAACTATGTATATGGATGTGAATTCCAACCACAAACTACACCATCACCATCACCTACGGTAAAATACTCTAATCAATACTTGGAAGGTGATTTTAATGGAGATGGATTGTCGGAGGTGCTAATTTTAGCACGCAATGAATATGATTTTTATGGTGAAGCTGCTACAGGGGGAAAAACAGGCAATCCAGATCCAAATCCTTGTGTTTTAACTCATGTTATTGAACCAGGATATAAAGAAGTGCGTTTAATTGACTTAAATCCGAACGTTTCCAATACCATTAATACTAGTGGTAATTGCAGTTTGGGCAATCCTAATTTATATTTAGATGGAGATAAACGTATTGTGATGGATATGAATTCTGACGGAAAGGCTGATGTTTTCGTTGTTAATAATAATGGTTCTTATAAGATAGTGTCTTTTAAACAATTAACAGTCTCTCCTTGGGTTGAAATGGAAATTATTGGTCAGGGCACAATAGATGCTTATTCTCCGACAAAGCAAATGCTTTTTGGGGATTATAATGGAGATGGGAAACCCGATATTATGCTGCCAGATGCAGATGGTAACGGTTGTGATACATGCAGTACGTGGCATATTTATTACAGCAATCCGAATCCGGCTGGAGGGGTTTATTTTGCGAAAGAATCCTTTAACATTGCTCCTTACAGACCAAGTACAGGTAGCGATTATGCAACGCAAGTACAGACGAGCAGTTATTTTGCCATGGATGTTAATAAAGATGGAAAGTCTGATCTGGTAAGGGTTTGGACAAACGTTTGGCAATACCACCCTTTTTGGGATCCAAAAGATTTGGATACTTCTTGGACGGTGGCTACTTATATCAATACTATTGGTTATAATGGAGGTTTTACCTATGACTATACCTCTCCTTCTACTCACGATAATGACGATAACTCACGACCAATAGCCTTAGGAAGTAGTCTTAAATTTCCGGGCATGGATAGTGATTTATTAATCATTCGTTATCATACCGGAACTTCTTATGATAAAACAGTAACTTATGTAGATTTCAAAAAAGATTATTCACAAGATAACCTTATAACTAAGGTAACTCAGTCAGGCGGTGCTATTGTAGATGATATCACTTATAGTGATATGGTTCCTTCAGATGGTACAAATGGTTATGGAACATTGAATGGTTTTTATTCCTCAGGAGATGAGTTAGAATATCCTCTAGTTGAATTAAAGCAATTGTCTTCTAATAAACTGGTATCCCAATTAAAAAACACGTCATTAGGTGTAGTTAAAAAGCAGGATTTTAAATACCGTGGATTGTCATTCAACCTTAACGGTATTGGAGCTCTTGGTTTTAAGGGATCAGCACGAAGCAGCTGGTTTAAGAACGATTCAGATAAAAGGATATGGAGTCTTGTAGAAACCAAACCCACACAAAGAGGAGCAATTGTAAGAACTTGGAATCAATTGCTAAACAGTTCCAATTTTGCTTTTGAGACGGGTTATACTTCCGGTTTATTGAGTAAAACAGAGAATACATATACCGAATCGCCAGCCAATACTTTCCCGTATTATATTTTACTTAACACGCAAACGGCTACGGATTATTTGACCAATGTTGTTTCACAAAAAGTCTATAATTCGTATTCCACAGATTATCTGTTGCCATTAAGCGTAACGATGAATAATCTATTAGGGACAACATTGCAAGGCAGTACTACAACAGTGACGAGTTATGACAATGTTACGTCAGGTACAGGCAGTGGTTATTATATAGGTCGTCCAAACGAAGTAAATACAACATCAACGGTCTATGTGAATACTGTTGGAAGTTCTGATATTAAAACCAGTAAAGAAAAATATTTTTACACAAATGGGAATGTAACCAGAACAGAGAAGACTGCCAATGGTTCTACAGAAACATTAATTGAAAAATTTGATTATTTCCCTAACGGATTACTGCAAAAGAAGACGATTAGCGCTACAGGATTTACTGGGTCGGCAGCTGCTTCTGACCGAAGTACTTCTTATACATATGATACTACAAACCGTTTTGTCAAAACTATTACAGACCCTGAATTATTGGTAACAACCAATTTGACTTATGATAGTTTGTATGGGGTTGTTTTAACACAACAAAATCCTTTTGGACAAGTCACGACAAGTGTTTATGACACTTGGGGTAAAAGAACCAAAGTTACTGACTTTTTAGGGAAAAGTGTGAATTATACTTATGCTAGAGCTAATAATATTTATACTACAACACAGACAGGTGATGATGGTAGCAGTAGTATTGTTGACAGTGATGCTTTGGCCAGAATAATCAGAAAAGGAAGTAAAAATGTGAATGGGGATTGGGTGTATGTTAATACAGAGTATGATTATTTAGGTAAAAAAATAAGAGATAGTGAACCTTATTTTTCAACCGGATCACCAACACAATGGACCACTTACGAATATGATGATTATTCCAGACCAATAAAAACGACAGCGTTTACAGGAAAAGTAATCAATACTACTTATACTGGCCTGACTGTTAATGTAAATGATGGGACAATGGTTAAGGAAAAAACCAATAATGCAAATGGTCTGGTTATCTCTGCAACGGATAGTCCGGGAGGAACTATTACTTATAAATACGATGCAAGAGGTAATTTGTTAATCTCTGATTATGCAGGAGTTACTATTGAGATGCAATATGACAACTGGGGAAGAAAAAAGAAATTAATCGATTCTTCAGCAGGCACTTACGATTATTTGTATAATGCTTTTGGTGAAACGATATCTGAAAGCACACCTAAAGGAATAACGACTTATGATATAGACGCAGTTGGGAAAGTTTCGAAAAAAACGGTTTTGGCTTATTCGCCTGGAACTACTAATGTCGACGTGAATAGTACGAATACCAACATCACTAGTGTTTATACTTATGATGTTACGAACAAATGGGTAACCAAAATTGCCGTAACCAATCCAGTTGACGGAAACAGTACTTATGATTACAGTTATGATGCTACTACCAAGCAGCTTAATAAAACGATTGAAACATTGCCTTATGCGACTTTTACAAAAGAACTTACTTTTGATGTGTTTGGAAGGGTAAATACCGAAAAATTAACAGCTTCTGCCCACAGTAAATCAAGTAGCAAAACCATTACTCACGTTTATAAGAATGGCGCTGAATGGCAAATGCAAGATGGTACCGTAATGAAATGGCAAGCCAATACCGTTAATGCTAGAGGGCAGCTTACAGGAGCTTCATTGGGGAATGGAATAGAAATTACCAATACGTATGATGCGTATGGTTATGTCTCGCAAAACAAGCATCTTTTGAGTAGTACTAATGTAATGACTTTAGACAATGTTTTTGAACCTGTATTGGGTAATCTGATGAGTCGTTACAACAGTATGTTTGATGTTAAGGAAAATTTCACTTACGATAGTTTAGACCGATTGGTTGCATGGGAAGGGAATTCTCAAAATGTATTGACTTTGCCTTTTAATACGACTACTGAAGGCTTTACTTTCACTGGGACTGCTACTGAAGGATCGGTAACCAATGTTACCGGAACTATGAAAGTAATCTTAAAGAACACCTTTGTAGCGGCAAAAAAACCGTTAACTACTTTTACTATAACTCCGGGTAATAAATTACGTGTAAAAGCAGATATAACAAATAAAACAGGAACTACTGGTGTAATTGTTGATGCGGTTATGGTTGAAACTGATCCGTTAGATGCTTCTAATTATGTAGAAATCCCATTTGGAACCGTAAATAATGGTGCTTTTGATGCTACTTATACAGCGAGTAATTTTGTTTCCAATCCTAAATTTACTCTAAAATTTGTAGTGGACGAAGAAAGTCCTTTAGGCTCTAATGGAGGAGGATCAACACCGCCTAATACAACATTCTATATTGATAATTTAAAAATAGATGCTTTACCTGTTTACAGTCAAACATATGACGATAGAGGTAAAATAACGAATAATGCTTTAGGGCAATACCAATATACTAATGCAGCAAGTCCATATCAGAATACTTCCGTATTAACAACAGCGGATGCTAATACTTATTATGGTGCAAAACCATTGCAAACCATCAGTTACAATGTTTTTAAAGCACCTCTTCAAATTGAAGATCAAGGAGTGGATAAAATAAGCTTTGGTTACAATGCTATGCAACAACGCAATATCATGTATTATGGCAATACCAATACTGATAAACTAACCAGGCCTTATCGTCAATATTATAGCGGTGACGGTACTATGGAAATAAAAGCTACTTTTGCTGCAGGAAACACCACTACACCTACAAGTGTGGAGTTTATTACTTATATAGGAGGTGATGCATATTCTGCACCTATGTTGGTTAAAAGTGACGGTACAACGCAAAATTATTTTTACCTGCACCGTGACTATCAGGGAAGTATAATGGCTGTTACCAATGCTGCAGGAGCTGTAATTGAAAAACGATTGTTCGATCCTTGGGGCGCTATTGCCAAAGTACAGGATGGCGCAGGCAATAATCTGAATAAACTTACGTTTTTTGATAGAGGTTATACAGGACACCAGCATTTAGAGGGTGTGGGGCTTGTTCACATGAACGGACGTTTGTATGATCCTAAATTGCACCGTTTTTTACAACCGGATAATTATGTACAAGATCAGTATAATACGCAAAATTTTAACCGATATTCGTACTGTTTAAACAATCCGTTAAAATATAATGATAGATCAGGTGAAGAATTTACAATGCTTGGAGCTGCGGTTGCAGCTGCGACAATTGCTGTAATAAGTTATTTGACTTCTTGTGCAATTAATCATACGGCTATTACTTTTCCGGGATTGGCTTATAATGTGGTGGTGGGATCTGTGAGTGGTGCAGTGACTTATGGTATTGGTTCCGCTACGTCAACCATAGGCAATTTTTGGGTTAGGGCCGGAGTCGAGGCATTGGCACATGGATTATTTCAAGGAAGTATGTACTCCATTACAGGAAGTAATTTCTGGAATGGTTTTGCTTCTGGAAGTATTAGTAGTATTGCCAGCAGTATGTGGGCCGGTGGAAGCAGTTATGACACGGATGGCAATTCAATAGCAGGTTCAGGATTTGGAGGTATTGCTGGAAACAGTGGTGCTAGCATGATTGTTTTTGGGACCATTAGCGGAGGTGCAGCTGCAGCATTGACAGGTGGTAATTTTTGGCAAGGTGCTGTTACAGGATTGGTGGTGAGTGGGTTAAATCATTTTATGCATAGTGATCCAAATAAGAGATTAGTACGTAAAATTAATAAAGAATTAAGAGCTAAATACGGTAATATTAATGACCCCGCCCCAACTGGCCAAGAGACAATTGATGATATAATGAGTACACCTACACTAAATAATATGCATCATAATTCAGGTAACTCAAGATTCACATATGATGATAACTTTGTAAGTAATGCAGGCGGATGCTCCCCTGAAAGTGGTCAAGATGCATATACAACAACGTCAGCTAATTGCAGTGGAGAATATTACACTGGATCTAAAGATATGTTTACAATTGTTTATAGAAATTCATTTCAATCTTATAAATACTTAGCCGGAACCATTGTTCACGAATTAGGACATTGTTACAGTAGATATACAGGCTTAATGGCAAAAAATTATAGCTTGATGCGCAATAATTGGACTAAAACAATGGCATTAGATGAAGTTTTTGCTTATTCTTTTGCAGATCAATTTGGTTTCTCCTTTTATCAAGGTAATTCAAGTTATTATATTTCGGGTTTACAAAGTGCATTAAATATTTTAGGAATTAAATAA